The nucleotide window TGTCGGCGGGAATGAAGTCGGCACGCAGCACGCCCTTGCTCGGGCTGGCCTTCTTGACCTCGGCGATCACGGCGGCCTGGCCAGCGGCGATCTTGGCGCGCAGCGCGCCCTCGAAGTCGCGCGTGAGCACGCGGCTCTCGGCGTCGGCACGCAGCGCGGCCAGCGAAACGCGCCTTTGCGCGGCGGCCACTTCCTCGCGCTTGACGGCGACGATTTGGTTCAGGATGTCACTCATGGGAATCTGCCTTGTCCGCCGCTGGCGGCGGCTGCTTGAGTATCTTGACGAACACGTGGTGCATGGCGAAGCCGACGACGATGAACAGCGCCGAAATGCCCAGCGCGATCCACAGGCCGGGGTCTTGCCACATCGTGCTCAGGCGGCCAGGGCGTGGGTGCGCATGACCAATTGTTCCAGCTTGGCCTGGGCCGCGCCGCTGTCGATGGCGGCGCGCGCGCGCGCGATGCCTTCGGCGATGCCGCCCACGACGTTGGCGGCATACAGCGCCACGCCCGCGTTCAGGCAGACGATCTCGCGCGCCGGGCCTTCCTCGCCCGCCAGCACGCCCAGCAGCAGGGTGCGCGACTGCTCGGGCGTATCGACCTTGAGCGCGCGGTTGCTGGCCATGGCCATGCCGAAGTCCTCGGGGTGGATCTCGTACTCGGTGATTTCGCCGTTCTTCAGCTCGCCCACGATGGTGGAGGCGCCCAGGCTGACTTCGTCCATGCCGTCGCGGCCATAGACCACCAGGGCGTGCTCGGCGCCCAGGCGCTGCAGCGCGCGCACCTGGATGCCCACGAGGTCGGGGTGGAACACGCCCATCAGAATGTTCGGCGCGCCGGCCGGGTTGGTGAGCGGGCCGAGGATGTTGAAGATGGTGCGCACGCCCAGCTCCCGGCGCACCGGGGCCACGTTCTTCATGGCCGGGTGGTGGTTGGGCGCGAACATGAAGCCGATGCCCACCTCGGCGACGCACTGGGCGATCTTCTCGGGCGGGAGGTTGATGTGCACGCCCAGCGCCTCCATCACGTCGGCGCTGCCGCTCTTGCTGGAGACGCCGCGCCCGCCGTGCTTGCTAACCTTGGCGCCCGCCGCCGCCGCCACGAACATGGCGCAGGTGGAGATGTTGAAGGTGTTGGCGCCGTCGCCGCCGGTGCCCACGATGTCTACCAGGTGCCGCGTGTCGGGCACGTGCACCTTGGTGGAGAA belongs to Acidovorax sp. YS12 and includes:
- the trpD gene encoding anthranilate phosphoribosyltransferase: MHKITPQEALQRTIEHREIFHDEMLHLMRMVMSGELSPVMTAALITGLRVKKETIGEITAAAQVMREFSTKVHVPDTRHLVDIVGTGGDGANTFNISTCAMFVAAAAGAKVSKHGGRGVSSKSGSADVMEALGVHINLPPEKIAQCVAEVGIGFMFAPNHHPAMKNVAPVRRELGVRTIFNILGPLTNPAGAPNILMGVFHPDLVGIQVRALQRLGAEHALVVYGRDGMDEVSLGASTIVGELKNGEITEYEIHPEDFGMAMASNRALKVDTPEQSRTLLLGVLAGEEGPAREIVCLNAGVALYAANVVGGIAEGIARARAAIDSGAAQAKLEQLVMRTHALAA